Proteins encoded by one window of Sediminicoccus rosea:
- a CDS encoding autotransporter outer membrane beta-barrel domain-containing protein, producing the protein MPRSHLVPGFGMAFAVAGLLVPAGSASSQTATYSCAASTTQSGTYVCTVSPGNFNAPLQVQIASNLTYSGSSTGNFVISTPSGGGGFAGALEFSLVAINGTSSSTGNGQNGSPAGPVQFNNSGSLSQTLLTDTNTPFTAFVLRSASQGGNGGNYTNTDTNHSAGAAQTGSTVNVTNAGPIQFATSSSVGGVAAGLMFGGAGLLAESLGGQGGNVTSRGPDQNGNPQYGSQTGTNGASAGAVTLTNSGAISVFTPNVMQGYWAMAGRSLGGNAGTGNNGQAGGSATQVEVTTTAPVTVAATWITPSGTPPLGTPTGLFGVLALSQGGNGTMSVNSGNNGGPGGSTGAAFATVTGSQDAPVTISASGFGTAPQGTRSAAVGALALGGNGGAGYDSSTGGSGGNAGAAEASARFANITASGNGVLGLLALSQGGSGGNSGIGQDHSRAGPGGASSVVTTSSAPDIAIARLAETRVTTSGSLAAGVAAIAQGGAGGTGQDYTQALEPGTTAGMGGAGGAGGAVRVEMLGGGVTTTGSGSPAILGLSRGGTGGNGGNLASGEGDSGTGGAGGTASSVFVRILGDVVISTAGGQASDGTAAFGVSAASIGGMGGTGGAINVDLGGAVGDGGAGGSAEAVTIQLGPRVSVATTGSGAIGVIARSVGGGGGSGSEYNSSGGIATNPGNGGAGGNSGTVTVESAATITTTGQGAHGIMALSITGTSGSGGNGAGIIYGPAGSAGASGTVGPVSVTNRGSITTQGQNAIGIQAQSIGGGTGTAGATDGGFFGVGGSAPAAASGNTASVTHSSRISTAGQSSFGILVQSIGGGGGNGGDSNEVIGSFGGSGGGGGSATTVTATLSAGTIATQGNLAHGLVAQSIGGGGGTGGNATSAGTLVTMSYGGSGGDGGGAGAVTVTATGGSIGTLNTNAAGIVAQSIGGGGGAGGSAYSTTGSTELSVAVAMGGSGGSGGTPGGVTLTLSGTAITTGKSVISGTNTNPVDSYGIVAQSLGGGGGLAGSATARAVAVGLPNPETGNSYTGALSFAMGGSGGSGGNGGNVSATLNDNATIATQGQGSHGLLLQSIGGGGGAGGDSSALAATISYSRASSSSEGASMWNLQASVALGGSGGDGGNGGPVNVTLSGATVTTYGDYANAVVAQSIGGGGGNGGVGSSNTLNFGNSREVKLGLNLGGTGGSGGQGGSVTVTHEANSVIQTYGSGAIGIVGQSIGGGGGTAQGGGFSFGGAYSLGQSPSVTPQGYLNVQLGATGATGGSASPVTATISGQVRTAGGDAQGVVLQSIGGGGGTGGAAGADASSDNPINPLTGIRETITEIWIKDITFGLTGSVTVGGSGGAGGSSNLISYSQSGSITTQGDWSHGVLLQGIGGGGGKGGVATSAGSGLGLSTEIAVGGAGGPGGLGGYIGITFASGSSISTGANTANGVTGYGAFGVLAQSVGGGGGVGVDGNMASTGTMRLGATFAGIGGNGGQANSINLGGTTSITTLGDVAVGVVLQSIGGGGGLAGNGSSFTDGLGPVSGSTSITVGAANGAGGNGAEVIIQNAALTISTAGANAYGILAQSVGGGGGFAFSSNITTTTTTAIGAQNVSYGQAVGNGNSMLLSLSGGSIRTSGFGAHGIVAQSIGGGGGIAGVPAPGITPTLVTSGMHGPTSTYAPAGNGGTVTINSSSPITTTGDFAYGILAQSVGSGGGLLVQGSTIVAGTSSAAMTNGGPPNAPGGIVTVTQSAPISATGANSVGIFAQSAGASLALSSVVNVTVSAAIQGGSGSQGRGIWVDSYDYSSLVTVTSTGSVSALSGVAISMTQGGVVNEGTVTGSYNAPSGFTNYGTLNAGDSLVAASLVNAGTLRVAALSPYGVSRVSDAFIQTPAGVMAVQADFAGRRAARLEVAGAATLDGRVRPLLATALPDIALPFLTVGGNAAGMLTGEATPVFGYGITEANRIYSVKVTSADFTPAGFPLSRAQAAVAGHLQSAWDAGGSLALAPFFALFGNTAALGGPGPYATQMQQLSPDTTFAPGARQVAGAQAFANAALSCPAFEGTTAMLVEGQCVWARVMGRTATQGATDGVSRFRVDTSTWQVGGQRELGGGWFLGGSLAYEAGRLSSSDKTESGRGEAGYGAVTVKYQTGPWLFSGVAFGGGGSFDTRRTIQLPGFGAVASGGPGLSNLGVMLRASFTMGGEEIYLRPSVTLGVVHARSGGYRESGAGALSLDVSSASATIASVTPAVEVGGRIALAPERVLRLFANAGLSFASNDSWTQEARLLGAPAGAAAFRTAVRMDGVVGRVTAGAQLYAGRNLSLRLQYEGEYSNSLTGHGGTLALSWAF; encoded by the coding sequence ATGCCGCGTAGTCATCTGGTGCCCGGCTTCGGTATGGCCTTCGCCGTCGCGGGGCTGCTGGTGCCCGCGGGTTCCGCCTCGTCACAGACCGCGACCTATTCCTGCGCGGCATCCACCACGCAGAGCGGCACCTATGTCTGCACCGTCTCGCCCGGCAACTTCAACGCGCCGCTGCAGGTGCAGATCGCGAGCAACTTGACCTACTCCGGGAGCAGCACCGGAAACTTCGTCATCTCGACCCCAAGCGGGGGTGGGGGCTTCGCCGGCGCGCTCGAATTCAGCCTGGTCGCGATCAACGGCACAAGCAGTTCGACGGGCAATGGCCAGAATGGCAGCCCGGCCGGCCCGGTGCAGTTCAACAACAGCGGTTCCCTGTCCCAGACGCTGCTGACCGACACCAATACGCCATTCACCGCCTTCGTCCTCCGCTCCGCCTCGCAGGGCGGCAATGGCGGCAACTACACCAATACCGACACCAACCACAGCGCAGGCGCCGCACAGACCGGCTCGACGGTCAATGTGACCAATGCCGGACCGATCCAGTTTGCAACCAGCTCTTCGGTCGGGGGCGTTGCTGCGGGCCTGATGTTCGGCGGGGCCGGGCTGCTGGCCGAAAGCCTGGGCGGCCAGGGCGGCAATGTGACGTCGCGCGGGCCGGACCAGAACGGCAATCCGCAATATGGCAGCCAGACCGGCACGAACGGCGCCAGTGCCGGGGCCGTCACGCTGACCAACAGCGGCGCCATCAGCGTCTTCACGCCGAACGTCATGCAGGGCTACTGGGCGATGGCCGGGCGCAGCCTCGGCGGCAATGCCGGCACTGGCAACAATGGCCAGGCCGGCGGATCGGCGACACAGGTGGAGGTCACGACGACCGCACCGGTCACGGTCGCCGCCACATGGATCACGCCCTCCGGCACCCCGCCACTCGGCACGCCCACCGGCCTCTTCGGCGTGCTGGCGCTGAGCCAGGGTGGCAACGGCACCATGTCGGTCAACAGCGGCAACAATGGCGGCCCGGGCGGCTCGACCGGTGCGGCCTTCGCCACGGTGACCGGCAGCCAGGACGCCCCGGTCACGATCTCGGCCAGCGGGTTCGGCACGGCGCCGCAGGGCACGCGCTCCGCCGCCGTCGGCGCACTCGCGCTCGGCGGCAATGGCGGCGCCGGCTACGACTCGTCCACCGGCGGCTCAGGCGGCAATGCGGGTGCGGCCGAGGCCAGCGCGCGCTTCGCCAACATCACCGCGAGCGGCAATGGCGTGCTCGGCCTGCTGGCGCTGTCGCAGGGCGGCAGCGGCGGCAATAGCGGCATCGGCCAGGATCACAGCCGTGCCGGGCCTGGCGGCGCCTCCAGCGTCGTGACCACCAGCTCGGCGCCGGACATCGCCATCGCGCGCCTCGCCGAGACGCGCGTCACCACGAGCGGCAGCCTCGCGGCCGGCGTCGCCGCGATCGCGCAAGGCGGCGCCGGCGGCACCGGTCAGGACTACACCCAGGCTCTCGAGCCCGGCACGACGGCGGGCATGGGCGGTGCGGGTGGCGCGGGTGGCGCAGTCCGCGTCGAGATGCTGGGCGGCGGCGTTACGACCACCGGCAGCGGCTCGCCTGCCATCCTCGGGCTGTCGCGCGGCGGCACCGGCGGGAATGGCGGCAACCTCGCATCCGGCGAGGGCGATTCCGGCACGGGCGGCGCCGGCGGGACGGCCAGCTCCGTCTTCGTGCGCATTCTGGGCGATGTCGTGATCTCGACCGCCGGCGGGCAGGCCTCGGACGGGACAGCTGCCTTCGGCGTCAGTGCGGCCTCCATTGGCGGGATGGGCGGCACGGGCGGTGCGATCAATGTGGATCTGGGCGGCGCGGTCGGCGATGGCGGCGCGGGCGGCAGCGCGGAAGCTGTCACCATCCAGCTCGGCCCCCGCGTCAGCGTCGCAACGACCGGGAGCGGCGCGATTGGCGTCATCGCCCGCAGCGTCGGCGGCGGCGGCGGGTCGGGCAGCGAGTACAATTCGTCAGGCGGCATCGCGACCAATCCCGGCAATGGCGGCGCTGGCGGCAACAGCGGCACCGTGACGGTCGAGAGCGCCGCGACCATCACCACCACGGGGCAAGGCGCGCATGGGATCATGGCGCTCTCCATCACCGGCACCAGCGGATCGGGCGGCAATGGCGCCGGGATCATCTATGGCCCCGCGGGTTCGGCGGGCGCGAGCGGCACCGTCGGCCCGGTCAGCGTCACGAACCGCGGCAGCATCACGACGCAGGGCCAGAACGCCATCGGCATCCAGGCCCAGTCGATCGGCGGCGGCACCGGCACGGCGGGCGCGACCGATGGCGGCTTCTTCGGAGTCGGCGGCTCCGCCCCCGCGGCGGCCAGCGGCAACACGGCGAGCGTCACCCACTCCAGCAGGATCAGCACGGCCGGCCAGTCCTCCTTCGGCATCCTGGTGCAGAGCATCGGCGGCGGCGGCGGCAATGGCGGCGACTCGAATGAGGTGATCGGCTCCTTCGGCGGGTCTGGGGGCGGGGGCGGCAGCGCCACGACGGTCACGGCGACGCTGTCGGCCGGCACGATCGCGACGCAGGGGAACCTGGCGCACGGCCTGGTCGCGCAGAGCATCGGCGGCGGCGGCGGCACCGGCGGGAATGCGACCTCGGCCGGCACGCTGGTGACGATGAGCTATGGCGGATCTGGCGGCGACGGTGGTGGCGCCGGGGCGGTCACGGTGACCGCCACGGGCGGCAGTATCGGCACCCTCAACACGAACGCCGCTGGCATCGTCGCGCAGTCCATCGGCGGGGGCGGCGGCGCGGGCGGATCGGCCTATTCGACAACGGGCTCCACGGAGCTTTCGGTGGCCGTCGCCATGGGCGGGTCGGGCGGCAGCGGCGGGACGCCGGGGGGCGTGACGCTGACGCTGTCAGGCACCGCGATTACCACCGGCAAGTCCGTGATCTCCGGCACCAACACGAACCCGGTGGATTCCTACGGGATCGTCGCGCAGTCGCTGGGCGGCGGTGGCGGCTTGGCCGGCTCGGCGACGGCCCGCGCAGTCGCGGTCGGCCTGCCGAACCCGGAAACCGGGAACAGCTATACCGGTGCCCTGTCCTTCGCCATGGGCGGCAGCGGCGGATCGGGCGGCAATGGGGGGAATGTCTCCGCCACCCTGAACGACAATGCGACCATCGCTACGCAGGGGCAGGGCTCGCACGGCTTGCTGCTGCAATCGATCGGCGGCGGCGGCGGCGCCGGCGGCGATTCCTCGGCGCTCGCGGCGACGATCTCGTACAGCCGCGCATCGAGCAGTTCCGAAGGCGCATCCATGTGGAACCTGCAGGCCTCCGTAGCGCTCGGCGGCAGCGGCGGCGATGGGGGCAATGGCGGTCCGGTGAACGTCACGCTCAGTGGCGCGACCGTCACGACCTATGGCGACTATGCCAACGCGGTCGTCGCGCAGAGCATCGGCGGCGGCGGCGGCAATGGCGGCGTCGGCTCCTCCAACACGCTGAATTTCGGCAATTCGCGCGAGGTCAAGCTCGGGCTCAACCTGGGCGGCACGGGCGGGTCCGGCGGCCAGGGCGGCTCCGTTACCGTCACGCATGAAGCGAACTCCGTGATCCAGACCTACGGCTCCGGCGCGATCGGGATCGTCGGACAGAGCATCGGCGGCGGTGGCGGCACGGCCCAGGGCGGCGGATTCAGCTTCGGCGGCGCCTATTCGCTCGGCCAAAGCCCGAGCGTAACCCCTCAAGGTTATCTCAACGTCCAGTTGGGCGCGACCGGCGCAACCGGTGGCTCCGCGTCGCCGGTCACGGCGACAATCTCAGGGCAGGTCCGCACCGCCGGGGGCGATGCGCAAGGCGTCGTGCTGCAATCCATCGGTGGCGGCGGCGGCACAGGCGGCGCCGCTGGCGCGGACGCATCCTCCGACAATCCGATCAACCCGCTGACCGGCATCCGCGAGACGATCACGGAGATCTGGATCAAGGACATCACCTTCGGCCTGACGGGCAGCGTCACCGTCGGTGGATCGGGCGGCGCGGGCGGCAGTTCCAATCTGATCTCCTACAGCCAGTCCGGCAGCATCACGACGCAGGGGGACTGGTCCCACGGTGTCCTGCTCCAGGGCATCGGTGGCGGTGGCGGCAAGGGTGGTGTCGCGACCTCTGCCGGAAGCGGGCTCGGCCTCTCCACCGAAATCGCGGTTGGCGGCGCGGGCGGGCCCGGTGGCCTCGGCGGCTATATCGGCATTACCTTCGCATCGGGCAGCAGCATCTCGACCGGAGCGAACACAGCGAACGGTGTTACCGGCTACGGCGCCTTCGGCGTGCTGGCGCAGAGCGTCGGCGGCGGCGGCGGCGTCGGGGTGGATGGCAACATGGCGTCCACCGGCACGATGCGGCTCGGTGCGACCTTCGCCGGGATCGGCGGCAATGGGGGGCAAGCCAACTCCATCAACCTGGGCGGCACCACCTCCATCACGACGCTCGGAGACGTCGCAGTGGGCGTGGTGCTGCAGTCCATCGGTGGTGGCGGCGGACTCGCCGGCAACGGGTCCTCCTTCACGGACGGGCTGGGGCCGGTCAGCGGCTCCACTTCCATCACGGTCGGTGCGGCCAATGGCGCGGGCGGCAACGGGGCCGAAGTCATCATCCAGAATGCCGCGCTCACCATCAGCACGGCCGGCGCCAATGCCTATGGCATCCTGGCGCAAAGCGTTGGCGGCGGCGGCGGCTTCGCGTTCAGTTCCAACATCACGACCACGACGACGACTGCGATCGGCGCGCAGAACGTCAGCTACGGCCAGGCGGTCGGTAATGGGAACAGCATGCTCTTGTCGCTGAGCGGCGGCTCGATCCGCACCAGTGGCTTCGGGGCGCATGGCATCGTGGCACAATCCATCGGCGGCGGCGGTGGCATCGCCGGCGTGCCGGCCCCCGGCATCACCCCGACGCTCGTCACCTCCGGCATGCACGGCCCCACCTCAACCTACGCGCCGGCCGGAAATGGTGGCACGGTGACGATCAACTCCTCGTCGCCGATCACCACCACGGGCGACTTCGCCTACGGCATCCTGGCGCAGAGCGTCGGCAGCGGCGGCGGGCTGCTGGTGCAGGGATCGACGATCGTGGCGGGGACGAGTTCCGCCGCCATGACGAATGGCGGCCCGCCCAATGCCCCGGGCGGGATCGTGACGGTGACCCAATCCGCGCCGATCAGCGCGACAGGCGCCAATTCGGTCGGAATCTTCGCGCAGAGTGCCGGCGCCAGCCTCGCTCTGAGCTCGGTGGTCAATGTCACCGTGTCGGCTGCCATCCAGGGTGGATCGGGTTCGCAGGGGCGCGGAATCTGGGTCGACAGCTACGACTATTCGAGCCTCGTCACCGTCACCTCGACGGGCAGCGTCTCCGCCCTCTCAGGCGTCGCGATCTCGATGACGCAGGGTGGCGTGGTGAACGAGGGCACCGTCACCGGATCCTACAATGCGCCGAGCGGCTTCACCAACTACGGCACGCTGAACGCGGGGGATTCGCTGGTCGCGGCCAGCCTGGTGAATGCCGGCACGCTGCGCGTCGCGGCGCTGTCGCCCTATGGCGTTTCGCGCGTTTCGGATGCCTTCATCCAGACGCCGGCCGGCGTGATGGCGGTCCAGGCCGATTTCGCCGGGCGCCGCGCCGCCCGGCTGGAGGTCGCGGGCGCGGCCACACTCGACGGGCGGGTGCGCCCGCTGCTGGCCACGGCGCTGCCCGACATCGCGCTGCCCTTTCTGACCGTGGGCGGCAACGCCGCGGGCATGCTGACGGGCGAGGCCACGCCGGTCTTCGGCTACGGCATCACCGAGGCCAACCGCATCTACTCGGTCAAGGTGACCTCGGCCGATTTCACGCCCGCGGGCTTCCCGCTGAGCCGGGCCCAGGCCGCGGTCGCGGGCCACCTGCAATCCGCCTGGGATGCGGGCGGCAGCCTGGCGCTGGCGCCGTTCTTCGCCCTGTTCGGCAATACGGCGGCCCTCGGCGGGCCGGGCCCCTATGCGACGCAGATGCAGCAGCTCTCGCCCGACACCACCTTCGCGCCCGGTGCGCGGCAGGTGGCCGGCGCGCAGGCCTTTGCCAATGCCGCCCTCAGCTGCCCCGCCTTCGAGGGCACCACCGCGATGCTGGTCGAGGGCCAATGCGTCTGGGCGCGCGTCATGGGCCGCACCGCGACGCAGGGCGCGACGGACGGCGTCTCGCGCTTCCGCGTCGACACCAGCACCTGGCAGGTCGGCGGCCAGCGCGAACTCGGCGGCGGGTGGTTCCTCGGCGGATCGCTGGCCTATGAGGCGGGGCGGCTCTCCAGCTCGGACAAGACGGAAAGCGGGCGGGGCGAGGCCGGCTACGGCGCGGTGACGGTGAAGTACCAGACCGGACCGTGGCTGTTCTCCGGTGTCGCCTTCGGCGGCGGCGGCTCTTTCGACACGCGCCGCACCATCCAGCTGCCGGGCTTCGGCGCGGTCGCGAGCGGCGGGCCGGGGCTGAGCAATCTGGGTGTGATGCTGCGTGCCTCCTTCACGATGGGGGGCGAGGAGATCTACCTCCGCCCCTCCGTCACGCTCGGCGTCGTGCATGCGCGCAGCGGCGGCTATCGCGAGAGCGGGGCGGGCGCCCTCAGCCTCGACGTCTCCAGCGCCTCGGCGACCATCGCGAGCGTGACGCCCGCGGTCGAGGTCGGCGGCCGCATCGCCCTCGCCCCGGAGCGCGTGCTGCGGCTCTTCGCCAATGCGGGGCTGAGCTTCGCGAGCAATGACAGCTGGACGCAGGAGGCACGCCTGCTGGGCGCGCCCGCGGGCGCGGCGGCCTTCCGGACGGCGGTGCGGATGGACGGGGTGGTCGGCCGCGTCACGGCCGGCGCGCAGCTCTATGCCGGGCGCAACCTGTCGCTGCGCCTGCAATACGAGGGCGAATACAGCAACAGCCTGACCGGGCATGGCGGCACGCTGGCGCTGTCCTGGGCGTTCTGA
- a CDS encoding alginate export family protein, giving the protein MRRALLLLALLALAGPARAQMAGNATGLGGPGTADQPALAEGSTIAAVTVEGPGGAPVAAVTEAAARRAFGLTPGSGFEAILVEAALSRVRALPGLGGATYRLALDGAGRSLTVVLRLAPGAVGPSGILAEQGIRAFPTIWRDERSLVTFIANGGLGVFTDGHPWFGRPAVFTRGSPLALNPPQGVGTGARAGWGEAYAEYGIGGATRLRESPFYLYGALTGLGAISAGQDIFRDDTRSTNELNRAYAGVIYAPLESDLRVNASVGRQAFTLEDGFLIARFTQRLNAGWLPGVYLSPRTAADLAGLVSARAGNWVFNGFWLEPNRTGEILSRTQLVGGSLRWNFDAHSHAAANVIYVPMSNTSYAVPNAPAPGGREGLLTLAARGRWADPAVAPGLWIEGALAHQSNQNFPMSAWGGYGQLGFLARDLPWQPSLSYRYAAFTGDNPATARYERFDTLYSGGLDEWLQGITMGKLLTQSNRAVHRVRLNVSPREGTNLTLDWYLNRAMELNNLGGNPRLAQLSSRDLGQEWQAVLRMPLNERLFFLGVAGLAQPGEAIRAAGGGAANWTTLQAQLFWTF; this is encoded by the coding sequence TTGAGGCGGGCGCTTCTCCTCCTCGCGCTGCTCGCGCTGGCCGGGCCCGCCCGCGCGCAGATGGCGGGCAATGCGACGGGCCTCGGCGGCCCCGGCACGGCGGACCAGCCCGCGCTGGCCGAGGGCTCGACCATCGCGGCGGTCACGGTGGAAGGTCCGGGCGGCGCGCCCGTCGCCGCCGTGACCGAGGCCGCCGCGCGCCGCGCCTTCGGGCTCACCCCCGGCTCGGGCTTCGAGGCGATCCTGGTCGAGGCGGCACTCAGCCGCGTGCGGGCGCTGCCGGGCCTGGGTGGCGCCACCTATCGCCTCGCGCTGGATGGCGCGGGGCGCAGCCTTACCGTCGTGCTGCGCCTGGCCCCTGGGGCGGTTGGGCCGTCGGGCATCCTGGCCGAGCAGGGCATCCGCGCCTTCCCGACCATCTGGCGTGACGAGCGCAGCCTGGTGACCTTCATCGCCAATGGCGGCCTCGGCGTCTTCACCGACGGCCATCCCTGGTTCGGCCGCCCCGCCGTCTTCACGCGCGGCAGCCCGCTCGCACTGAACCCGCCGCAGGGCGTGGGCACCGGCGCGCGGGCCGGCTGGGGCGAAGCCTATGCGGAATACGGGATCGGCGGCGCCACGCGCCTGCGCGAGAGCCCCTTCTACCTCTACGGCGCGCTCACTGGCCTTGGCGCCATCAGCGCCGGGCAGGACATCTTCCGCGACGACACGCGCTCCACCAACGAACTCAACCGCGCCTATGCCGGCGTGATCTATGCGCCCCTGGAGAGTGACCTTCGCGTCAACGCCTCTGTTGGCAGGCAGGCCTTCACGCTGGAGGACGGCTTCCTCATCGCGCGCTTCACCCAGCGGCTGAATGCGGGCTGGCTGCCCGGCGTCTATCTCTCGCCACGCACCGCGGCCGACCTCGCCGGCCTCGTCAGCGCCCGCGCCGGCAACTGGGTGTTCAATGGCTTCTGGCTCGAGCCCAACCGGACGGGGGAGATTCTCTCCCGCACGCAATTGGTCGGCGGCAGCCTGCGCTGGAATTTCGACGCGCACAGCCATGCGGCGGCGAATGTCATCTACGTGCCCATGTCCAACACCAGTTACGCGGTGCCGAACGCGCCCGCCCCGGGCGGGCGCGAGGGGCTGCTCACGCTCGCCGCGCGCGGCCGCTGGGCCGACCCGGCCGTGGCGCCGGGCCTCTGGATCGAGGGGGCGCTGGCGCACCAGTCCAACCAGAATTTCCCGATGTCGGCCTGGGGCGGCTATGGGCAGCTGGGCTTCCTCGCGCGCGACCTGCCCTGGCAGCCCAGCCTCTCCTATCGGTACGCGGCCTTCACCGGGGACAATCCGGCCACCGCCCGTTACGAACGGTTCGACACGCTCTACTCCGGCGGTCTCGACGAATGGCTGCAGGGCATCACCATGGGCAAGCTGCTGACGCAGTCCAACCGCGCCGTGCACCGGGTGCGGCTGAACGTCAGCCCGCGCGAGGGCACCAACCTCACGCTCGACTGGTATCTGAACCGCGCGATGGAGTTGAACAACCTCGGCGGCAATCCGCGCCTCGCGCAGCTCAGCTCGCGCGATCTCGGGCAGGAATGGCAGGCGGTGCTGCGCATGCCGCTGAATGAGCGGCTGTTCTTCCTGGGGGTCGCCGGTCTGGCCCAGCCGGGCGAGGCGATCCGCGCGGCGGGCGGCGGCGCGGCCAATTGGACGACGCTGCAGGCGCAGCTGTTCTGGACCTTCTGA
- a CDS encoding SDR family oxidoreductase: MTYDPLAAFRMEGHAAIVTGGAQNIGAGIARAFAGAGARVMIADLDGAKAAATAAAIAAETGRDVRGMACDVTQEGDIQAVVAAAVAAFGGLSTLVNNVGWGGVNTDPLAVTEQQMLDSYRLNTISAYRMTAACVPHLLQAQNPAVINSGSFSSAVPAYDILAYATAKAALNQMMVSLAHALAKRVRVNSVLIGTVITEGYAAAGIDAATQERMMHPDTLTGRPGRPEDVAHAMLWLASPAGSWISGQTINVHGGGSVVRLFGH; encoded by the coding sequence ATGACCTATGACCCGCTCGCCGCCTTCCGGATGGAGGGCCACGCCGCCATCGTCACCGGCGGCGCGCAGAATATCGGCGCCGGCATCGCGCGCGCCTTCGCCGGCGCCGGTGCGCGCGTGATGATCGCCGATCTCGACGGCGCGAAGGCCGCAGCCACCGCCGCCGCCATCGCCGCCGAGACCGGCCGCGACGTGCGCGGCATGGCCTGCGACGTGACGCAGGAGGGCGACATCCAGGCCGTGGTCGCCGCCGCCGTCGCGGCCTTCGGCGGCCTCTCGACGCTCGTGAACAATGTCGGCTGGGGCGGCGTGAATACCGACCCGCTGGCCGTGACGGAGCAGCAGATGCTGGACAGCTACAGGCTGAACACCATCAGCGCCTATCGCATGACGGCGGCCTGCGTGCCGCATCTGCTGCAGGCGCAGAACCCGGCGGTGATCAATTCGGGCAGCTTCTCCTCCGCCGTCCCGGCCTACGACATCCTGGCCTATGCCACGGCCAAGGCGGCGCTGAACCAGATGATGGTGAGCCTCGCCCATGCGCTGGCGAAGAGGGTGCGCGTGAACTCGGTGCTGATCGGCACCGTGATCACCGAGGGCTATGCGGCGGCCGGCATCGATGCGGCGACGCAGGAGCGGATGATGCACCCCGACACGCTGACCGGCCGCCCCGGCCGGCCCGAGGATGTGGCGCATGCCATGCTCTGGCTCGCCTCGCCCGCCGGAAGCTGGATCAGCGGGCAGACCATCAACGTCCATGGCGGCGGCAGCGTGGTGCGCCTCTTCGGGCATTGA
- the hdhA gene encoding 7-alpha-hydroxysteroid dehydrogenase: MGVEISLSGQVAIVTGAGAGIGRASAETLARAGAHIVVSDRDAASAEAAAEGIRRAGGEALAQACDVTEEAALAALVAVATARFGRLDILVNNAGGGGPKPFDMPMADFEWAYRLNVYSVFRLCQLAAPHMRAAGGGAIVNISSMAGENTNKRMASYASSKAAANHLTRNIAFDLGPMGIRVNAVAPGAIKTQALASVLTPAIEAAMLKHTPLGRLGAAEDIAHAVLFLCSPLATWISGQVLTVSGGGVQELD, translated from the coding sequence ATGGGCGTGGAGATCAGCCTGTCCGGCCAGGTGGCGATCGTGACGGGCGCGGGGGCCGGGATCGGCCGTGCCTCGGCCGAGACGCTGGCACGGGCCGGCGCGCACATCGTCGTGAGCGACCGTGACGCCGCCAGCGCCGAGGCCGCTGCTGAGGGCATCCGCAGGGCGGGTGGCGAGGCGCTGGCGCAGGCCTGCGACGTGACGGAGGAGGCGGCGCTGGCCGCGCTCGTCGCGGTGGCGACCGCGCGCTTCGGCCGGCTCGATATCCTGGTGAACAATGCGGGCGGCGGCGGGCCCAAGCCCTTCGACATGCCCATGGCCGACTTCGAATGGGCCTACCGCCTCAACGTCTATTCGGTCTTCCGCCTCTGCCAGCTGGCCGCGCCGCACATGCGGGCCGCCGGCGGCGGCGCCATCGTCAACATCTCCTCCATGGCGGGCGAGAACACCAACAAGCGCATGGCGTCCTACGCCTCCTCCAAGGCGGCGGCCAATCACCTGACGCGCAATATCGCCTTCGACCTCGGCCCCATGGGCATCCGCGTGAACGCCGTGGCACCCGGCGCCATCAAGACGCAGGCACTGGCGAGCGTGCTCACGCCCGCCATCGAGGCCGCGATGTTGAAGCACACGCCGCTCGGCCGCCTCGGCGCGGCGGAGGACATCGCCCATGCGGTGCTGTTCCTCTGCTCGCCGCTGGCGACATGGATCAGCGGCCAGGTGCTCACCGTCAGCGGCGGCGGCGTGCAGGAACTGGACTGA